One Miscanthus floridulus cultivar M001 chromosome 11, ASM1932011v1, whole genome shotgun sequence DNA window includes the following coding sequences:
- the LOC136491582 gene encoding uncharacterized protein encodes MVGFMGTYHAILGWPCYAKFMAVPNYTYLKLKMPGPSGIIMIESTREHAYDCDIECIEYAEALAEAETLIANLDQLSGEAPDSKHRTGAFEPAEAIKLVPVDPACPDDRALRISATLDIK; translated from the coding sequence ATGGTCGGGTTCatgggaacctaccacgccatcctggggtggccgtgctacgccaagttcatggcagtccccaactatacctacctcaagcttaagatgccaggccccagcggtatcatcatgattgagtccacgcGCGAACACGCATATGACtgcgacatcgagtgcatcgagtacgctgaggctctcgCCGAGGCTGaaaccctcatcgccaacctcgaccaactcagtggtgaggcacctgactccaagcatcgcacAGGGGCAtttgagcccgcggaggccatcaagctcgtcccggtcgaccccgcctgccccgacgatcgggcgctgaggatcagcgccaccctcgacatcaaatag